A window of Chaetodon auriga isolate fChaAug3 chromosome 2, fChaAug3.hap1, whole genome shotgun sequence contains these coding sequences:
- the lrrn1 gene encoding leucine-rich repeat neuronal protein 1, whose protein sequence is MARRRLNCFLLGQVFAGLVLGSIGLSFVQSNECPQLCVCEIRPWFTPQSTYREAITVDCNDLRLTRIPGNLSSDTQVLLLQSNYIARTSEELEQLFNLTELDLSQNNFSSIRDVGLTNMSQLTTLHLEENQITEMPDYCLQDLSNLQELYINHNQINSISANAFSGLHNLLRLHLNSNKLKTINSQWFESTPNLEILMIGENPVVGIMDFNFKPLGNLRSLVLAGMDLTDIPGNAFVGLDNLESLSFYDNKLVRVPQRALQKLPNLKFLDLNKNPVHKIQEGDFKNMLRLKELGINNMGELVSIDRYALDNLPELTKLEATNNPKFSYINRQAFRDAPALESLMLNNNALNALYQSTVDSLPNLREISIHSNPLRCDCVIQWMSSNKTTVRFMEPLSMFCAMPTEVRGMHVREVLQKNLANQCLPMISHDTFLSHLNLDIGMTVDLDCRAMSQPEPEIYWVTPMGNKVMMDSLSDKYSLSSEGTLRISHIQVEDSGRYTCVAQNSEGADTRVAAIRVNGTLLDSTQLMKIYVKQTESHSILVSWKINSNVMTSNLKWSSATMKIDNPHITYTARVPVDVHEYNLTHLQPATEYEVCLTVSNVHQQTQKSCVNVTTKQATFTVEISDQGTNTALAVVMGTMFAIISLASLGVYIAKRWKRKNYHHSLKKYMQKTSSIPLNELYPPLINLWEADSEKEKEGSSETKPSQVDTTRSYYMW, encoded by the coding sequence ATGGCTAGACGGAGGTTAAACTGCTTTCTTCTAGGCCAAGTGTTTGCTGGCCTGGTCCTGGGATCAATAGGACTATCCTTCGTCCAGAGCAATGAGTGcccccagctgtgtgtgtgtgagatccgGCCCTGGTTTACTCCCCAGTCCACCTACAGAGAAGCCATCACTGTGGACTGCAATGATCTACGCTTAACACGTATCCCGGGAAACCTCTCCAGTGACACTCAggttctcctcctgcagagcaaCTACATTGCCAGAACCagtgaggagctggagcagctcTTCAATCTGACTGAGCTGGATTTGTCCCAGAACAACTTTAGTAGCATTCGAGATGTTGGTCTTACCAACATGTCCCAGCTCACCACGCTTCATCTGGAGGAGAACCAGATCACAGAAATGCCTGATTACTGTCTGCAAGACCTCAGCAACCTGCAGGAGCTCTATATCAACCACAATCAGATCAACTCTATCTCTGCCAATGCCTTCTCTGGGCTCCACAACCTGCTCAGGCTTCACCTCAACTCCAACAAGCTCAAGACCATCAACAGTCAGTGGTTTGAATCTACACCCAATTTAGAGATCCTCATGATTGGAGAGAACCCTGTTGTTGGAATAATGGACTTTAATTTCAAACCACTGGGAAACCTTAGAAGCCTGGTGTTGGCTGGGATGGATTTGACAGACATCCCCGGAAATGCCTTTGTGGGGCTTGACAATCTTGAGAGTCTCTCTTTCTATGATAATAAGCTGGTCCGAGTTCCTCAGAGAGCCCTTCAAAAACTACCTAACCTCAAGTTCCTGGATTTAAACAAAAATCCCGTGCACAAGATTCAGGAAGGAGATTTCAAGAACATGCTGAGACTGAAGGAGCTGGGTATAAACAACATGGGAGAGTTGGTTTCTATTGACCGGTATGCTCTGGACAATCTTCCCGAGCTCACAAAGCTGGAGGCTACAAACAACCCTAAATTCTCCTACATCAACCGTCAGGCATTTCGTGATGCCCCAGCCTTGGAGAGCCTAATGCTAAACAATAACGCCCTGAATGCCCTCTATCAATCCACTGTGGACTCTCTCCCCAACTTACGTGAAATTAGCATCCACAGCAATCCTCTGCGCTGTGACTGTGTTATCCAGTGGATGAGCTCCAACAAAACCACTGTCCGTTTTATGGAACCTTTGTCCATGTTTTGTGCCATGCCAACAGAAGTAAGGGGTATGCATGTGCGGGAGGTTCTGCAGAAGAATTTAGCAAACCAGTGCTTGCCCATGATTTCCCATGATACCTTCCTTAGCCACCTCAATCTTGACATTGGCATGACTGTGGACTTGGACTGCAGAGCTATGTCCCAGCCTGAGCCTGAAATCTACTGGGTGACACCGATGGGGAACAAGGTGATGATGGACTCCCTATCTGACAAGTACAGTCTCAGCAGTGAAGGGACATTGAGAATTTCTCATATCCAAGTGGAAGACTCCGGCAGATACACCTGTGTTGCTCAAAATTCAGAGGGAGCTGACACAAGAGTGGCAGCTATACGGGTGAACGGTACTCTGTTAGACAGCACTCAGCTTATGAAGATCTACGTCAAACAAACGGAATCTCACTCAATCCTGGTCTCTTGGAAAATAAACTCCAATGTAATGACCTCTAACCTGAAGTGGTCATCTGCCACCATGAAAATAGATAACCCACATATTACTTACACTGCCAGGGTACCTGTGGACGTCCATGAGTACAACCTTACACATTTACAACCAGCAACTGAGTACGAGGTGTGCCTCACCGTCTCCAACGTCCACCAACAAACGCAGAAGtcgtgtgtgaatgtgacaaCGAAGCAAGCAACCTTCACGGTGGAAATATCTGACCAAGGGACCAACACTGCTCTTGCAGTAGTTATGGGAACAATGTTTGCAATCATCAGTCTGGCCTCTCTGGGAGTGTACATTGCCAAGAGGTGGAAGAGGAAAAACTATCACCATTCTCTGAAAAAGTACATGCAGAAAACCTCGTCAATACCGCTAAACGAGTTGTACCCTCCTCTTATCAACTTGTGGGaggcagacagtgagaaagagaaagagggctCATCTGAGACCAAACCCAGTCAGGTGGACACCACACGTAGCTATTACATGTGGTGA